The window TTCGtgacaaaaaacaaaatactaacatgcatacctttttttttgtagacgTATTTTTTAAAGATTGTGTGGTTGTGATTAAAACATTATGCAAGTTGTAAGAAAAAGTATTGTGTTAATGTTACTCATGTGCTTATATAGTATACCCAACCAATATTCGAATTCTTTTTATTTCCAAGACCAAAAGTAATAGTTTATCTCTCGTAGTCTTGTGTGCTCATTTTCTACATTatgaaaaatacaaaagaaataaatttgaACAATGAGAtgtaattctatttttttatattttatgatttattttattattttatatatcataaaaacaTCATGAACAACATATTATGGATACAGTACTGTGAATAAAGTATTTTGAATAACAGAATGTGGACAATGTATTTTGATGCTATCATATGAATAATATATCATGGATAACATTGtatgtataaatttaaaattttaattctgTAAGTTGTAAACGATTTTGTAACCTAAAAAAAATTgcacataatttttatttttgctaaaacaaattgcacatatttttttttttgctaaaaaaattGCACATAATTTAAACCTGCATATTTAGAGTTTGTATTTCTTTTCAATGCCGTTGATATAATATCTATACGTATAATACAATAGTTTTCACGTTATTTGCAAATATATTTCACATATTAGAAGATCAGGCTGTTGTATGCATTGCATGTAACTTTATAGTATCTGAGACATTTCTTAACACTTTTTGTTGTTCAATAACTAGGACCGGCCGACCTTGACATTACTCTGCAGACATGTGTATATGTATACTTGTAgtaaaatctgaaaataattaaagaaaaaatagagataaGAGATGAAAGCctcaaatgaattttttttaaaattattagatgCTTTACGACAAAtgtatttctataaaaaaaatcaatttcatttataatttttaatttaaataatataataaaactagATTAAAATATTGATTCATTCTTATAAATGAGATATACACGCTTTAATTTAAATGCTCACAACTCACAAGCCTTAAAGTAACCCTCTTTCAGAAAGAGCAGCTTTCATTGACTTGAGTGACACTTCCATATCATCACATATCTTGTGAGGATCCGGTATGATTGTAGGATCAACCGCTAACGAGATTATCATCTTCCCCGCATAACTTACATAATGTACCAACAACGGCTATCAAACACAAATACGCAGAAAGCAAGTTCATAAAAAACAGCCTTCCTTTGATTATTAAATTATGCAAAAACCAACCAAAAAAACTACGTACTTGTGAGTGTCCGTAAGAGCTTAAAGCGATATAAGTGATAGGATGGCCACGGAAACTGATTTCCTCCATGGGACCAACGATGTTTGAAACGCATGTAGTTAAATTCTTCACGGGTCGGTTCAATATTGTTGCTGCTGCCTAATATAATAACAATATTGCGATACATTGTTATTATTGTCCGGATAATAGCAAGCAAATCTCTAGTTAATTAAGTTCATTAATCACCTTATTTACCTTAGTTCCAAACACTTTTATGGCGATTTTGATACTAAAATACACTAGTAAAGCGTGATAAGAATGCTTCTTTCGAGCCATCATGGATTTGGATAGTTTTAGATAGACCAATGGATCGGTTTGTAAACCCATGTGAAAAGGCAAGATGATAAAGCCGAAGTAGTTTCCCCATCTGCATTTAGAATCCTGGGCCATCATATCTGCCAAAGGCTTTTATACATAACATATTGCTTGTCAGTGACAACAATACAAGTTTTAGTACATGtatatattcaatatatatatatatatatatataatatctaacCTTGGATCCGATGTTCGACCTCATGTTTACTGTACAAGCTGCACGGAAACGTGGTCTATCTGGAAGATGGTTCGGATACGATGTCAGTGTTccgttctcttcttctttcttgttCCCTTGTTTATCAAGAAACAAGATTTACACGTGTGAAACATTAGGTATAGATCCAAAACGTCGTATACGTACCCCGTTTCAGTTTAGTTATCATTGTCAAGTAGTTGCAAATTTTTAGTGTTGGTTCCGTTCGTCCAGTGTCCAAGACTACAAAAGTCTCTAAAATGTATGGTCTTCATTTCCTACATGTCAATGACAGATTCAGGACGCGTATACGAAACAGCTTAGtacttaaatatataaagttaCAGAACCTTCTATTGTTCTTTCTTACATCAGAGACTCTTGTGGGTTTATTAACCACACAAACCACATTAGCAACCCAAGCAAAGAGAAATAATAGCACAAAAGAAAGTTACCATATAGAtttgtctttcttttttaaGTATCTCCAACGCATCTGACTGTTAGTAGTATACTATCACCAGACGAAACTTGCGATATTCATAACATATTATCATCTCTCCTACCTTCTTTCTCTACtccatatatttacattatcCTACTTCGTTGTGTATGCCTTTTTTAATTTGTCTGCACAAATCCCAAACCAAGAAAAAGTTATGAGCATCAACAATAAACACTGTATGAACTCATTCCCGGCTTCTATAATATCGATGATCAAAGATGCTTACCGTTATTTCATACACATAGGTAGCCTCATCTTAtccataagaaaaaaataaacctGAGACAGATTAAAAAAGGGATTGTTATCCATCTATAGCTTGAAAGAAATTGGAAGAATCAATTAGGGAGTACACTGACCCTTGGCATTTATGAGGTGAAATAGCCTACTGCATCAGGTAATACAGGTAGTGGCTGGTGGTTCATGGTCATTTCCATAACTAGAGGAGGCGGAGACTCCAGCATCTGCATTAGTTTCAGCAGAATCATCGGTAGATGTTGCAGAAGGGAAGAGGTTACTAGGAAGAACAAGCTCTATATTGCTTCCAGTGTCAGGTTCACTCTCATTGGTCCTTTCTTTTGCACCGTTTGAATCATTATCGTTGTTAATACTCCTTGGATCGGTTACTGAGTAAGGATGCAGCACGGTGGTATCATCAACCACTGCCACACCACAAATCAACAACAATAAAGAGATTGAAAGCTTCTTAAATTTCAAAACTAAGAGCGCTCACTTCACCAACCTTCAAAAGCATCAGCGGCACTATTGAGTTCAGATTGAATATCGGCGCTTTGGTTGCTGGCAGATGGAAAATAACCAGGAGACCCCACAGAAAAGCCACGGTGATGATTCTTGAACTCAGGAAGCTGCAAATTAATGAAGCGTCTTCTTTCAAACTCAATAGCCCTCTGCCGATCAGCTTGCTCCATTTtccttctcatcatctcccgcCTCTCATAGAACATCTTCGAATCTACCACAAAGCAAGAAAACAAGTTAGTTAACAACAAATGCAGAACGTAAACACCTAAGAAAAGAAGGAAACTGGGACTAACCAAGTTGAAAATCAGACTGTTCTCTAGGATCAATCCCAGATGGACTGGTACATGGGGAGTGATTCCCAAACTCAATCTGCTGTTGTAGCAGATGATGATGTTTCCTGTGATCATTTCATTTACAATGAATGACACATTGAAACACAAATAAGAAAGACTACAAAGAGGGAAAAAAAAGCACCATACTTGTCCAAGGCTTTGCCTTTTTCTTTGTAAGGTTTGACAAGTACACGTGAGTCGCAAATGAAATGAGGATTCCCTCTAGCTAGTACAACCTTCACAGTCTCAGGATGGGCAAATGAAACAAAGCCAAACATACGCTTCTGTTGGTATGGGATCCTCACATCTTGCACTGTTCCGAAAAGGcttcatacaaaaaaaaaacaagtcaaTAATGACTGTTTAATCTGATTATTCCATATAAATCTTACAAGAAGTATAATCTTCATCCAACACTAGTTGAACAGAGATGGTTTACCTGAAGTAAGCTGCAACGTCCTCATCCTTAAACGTGCTCTCAGCTGGGAACGTCAAGTAAACCTGTCTAGCCACAGAGTTTGACATATCATTATAATGCATCGCCATTAGTTCCATCCTCTCAAGCCTCCCTGGGCTGCTGCTCCAATACCTTTCATCACCAAAACGCAGTCCGCCATCTCTGCATCAAAGGAGAAAGAAAGCACAAAGCTCAatactttaaaataaactaaaccaaaaaattatccaaaaatctcaaaacatattctatTATATACCTGTGAGCATGTTGATGCAAGAGAAAGTCCATTCTTTTATCGTACGGCAACTGAGGAACCCTACCAAGGATCTGAGAAGAAGCAAGCCTCTGACGCTGATAAGCCATTTTCAACCTCATCATCTCCTCTTGCCTCATAAAGTCTTCAACTTTCCTCGGAGAATCAGTGGCAATGACATTACCGTCAACGTTATCAGCCGAGAAACTCCTCCTGTGCAGATGGGTTTCTCCGTTATCGATAGGATCAGCAAAAACATCCTCTGTTTTCTCACACGAATCGTCGAGAAACGAAAGGCAATCGTTTAGCTGCTGATCATCCAGTAAAACAGTAGCAGAGTCTCCGTTGCTTTGGGAGTTGATTGACCAGGGAGAGGTGGAAGAAGGAGACGGCGGGGAGTTTCGCCGGAAACCCATGAACCCATTAGAGTGAGAGAGTCCTCCGTTAATGGGTGGTCGAGAGATAGGGTAAGGAGACGGGGGAGTAGAAGGTGCGGATAAGCTGTTCGATAAAAGTCCTAACTGAGTTTTCACTTTACAGATAATGGAGTGAAGGACTGATTCAGGTCCAAGAGCGAGATGCATCAAGTCTTTCTCGGAGAAATCCTGTAAGAAAAGGTATCCGATGATCTTCGGAGCGTAGTCTGGCTCCAAGCTTCTGATTTTCGTTAAAAGCAAAGCTGTCGGGTCGCCGGAATCCATGGCTTCTCCGACCAAGTAAAGTAATCAACTTTGGATGCTGCTCTTAGTGTTTctaaggagaagaagagaaagatcaGAGCTTTTGAAGCAAAGTTGAGAAAGAATCAAAGAGGGAGATCTTCCCTCCTCTTCGCTCGcttcttgttttgatttttttttttttttttgaaattgagTTCAGTCTCACTCCTATCTTTATCGCTCCAGTTGGTGCTCTCTCCTCACTGGTAAGAGACCACTTGGGGAAATGTTTCTTCTTTTAACATTATTCAACTTTATAGGAAACCGTAATTTCCttcaattaaattttgattttgtagTATTTTGTTACACAGACTGTGTTGTAATTAGTATAGGTTTGACAATCTATAGATTCTTAATTAGGTCGGATTTATTTGACGTCTTCTAgatgtaaaataaattaaaaaaaacaaataatttgcTGTCAAGAaataaaaccacattatacaccTCAGCACATTCTATTCATGTTCTGTCAacattttttattctaattaaATGCAAATAAGGAATTTTTAAGATTGCAAAAGATCTTTATTCGGTACTTGCATTCCTTATTTTCATTAGTTGAATTTAGTAATTACGACGGCTTCATAAAGAAAATTGTGTTGCTCTTTTTCTCAACGATGGaaatatctatctatactattatttgtgaagtaaatttttgcaataAAACTCTCACGTTgcaataattattaatatatataattaaaaatagaatattgaatacTGCAAAAAGCCCATAAAACAATTGTCTTCTAGACCGTTTAAGTTATATGCAAAgccttttctcaaaaaaaaaaagaattatctaaaatctaaaaatataatttaaaaatataatttctatatatatattgtattgttatctgaaaagtattttagtaaaacgttaaaaacataaattatataattaaatatcaatcaaacaaattttttaattatataattcaaaactattatttgcgaagtaaattttcgcaATGGAGttctcacgttgaaagttagagtggttaatatcgtttaacccttaatgaataaaatgtataaataaattaaaaaaataagaacgaaattttaattgattttgattagataattgattattattaaaaatagtaagaattatccaaaatttgaaaatataattttaaaaagagataacttctgtatatattgtattttatctgaaaaagtctttaagtaaaaagttaaaaacataaattctataactaaatatttattaaataaaattattaattatataattaaaaatagaatattgaattatccaaaatctaaaattataattaaaaaagataatatatatatattgtattgttatatgaaaacgtattttagtaaaacgttaaaaacataattatataattaaatattaatcaaataatttttttaattatataattaaaaatatcatattgagttattttaatatttattttagtaatgaatctatatatattgagttaattatttgttaatacatagtagataaaacaaaaaacacacacacattacGATATGGACGTTATATTATCATCAAAGCAATTTTTACCATATGTACCTTATCCTgtgataatttataaagtagCAAAGAAACTATGAGTTAAGCAAATTTGCAATTACCTACTTCagaattttaagtatataaacagTCAACAGTAGTGTGTTGAAtattatattcatatgatttaaaagcctttataaatttttatttttaaacatacacCAAAAACTTTATGAAAGTAAATATCCATTCAGATTCTCAACCA of the Brassica rapa cultivar Chiifu-401-42 chromosome A03, CAAS_Brap_v3.01, whole genome shotgun sequence genome contains:
- the LOC103855979 gene encoding zinc finger CCCH domain-containing protein 55-like; translation: MDSGDPTALLLTKIRSLEPDYAPKIIGYLFLQDFSEKDLMHLALGPESVLHSIICKVKTQLGLLSNSLSAPSTPPSPYPISRPPINGGLSHSNGFMGFRRNSPPSPSSTSPWSINSQSNGDSATVLLDDQQLNDCLSFLDDSCEKTEDVFADPIDNGETHLHRRSFSADNVDGNVIATDSPRKVEDFMRQEEMMRLKMAYQRQRLASSQILGRVPQLPYDKRMDFLLHQHAHRDGGLRFGDERYWSSSPGRLERMELMAMHYNDMSNSVARQVYLTFPAESTFKDEDVAAYFSLFGTVQDVRIPYQQKRMFGFVSFAHPETVKVVLARGNPHFICDSRVLVKPYKEKGKALDKKHHHLLQQQIEFGNHSPCTSPSGIDPREQSDFQLDSKMFYERREMMRRKMEQADRQRAIEFERRRFINLQLPEFKNHHRGFSVGSPGYFPSASNQSADIQSELNSAADAFEVVDDTTVLHPYSVTDPRSINNDNDSNGAKERTNESEPDTGSNIELVLPSNLFPSATSTDDSAETNADAGVSASSSYGNDHEPPATTCIT
- the LOC103855980 gene encoding O-acyltransferase WSD1: MITKLKRGNKKEEENGTLTSYPNHLPDRPRFRAACTVNMRSNIGSKPLADMMAQDSKCRWGNYFGFIILPFHMGLQTDPLVYLKLSKSMMARKKHSYHALLVYFSIKIAIKVFGTKAAATILNRPVKNLTTCVSNIVGPMEEISFRGHPITYIALSSYGHSQPLLVHYVSYAGKMIISLAVDPTIIPDPHKICDDMEVSLKSMKAALSERGLL